The Daphnia carinata strain CSIRO-1 chromosome 2, CSIRO_AGI_Dcar_HiC_V3, whole genome shotgun sequence genome has a segment encoding these proteins:
- the LOC130686180 gene encoding glutamate receptor ionotropic, delta-1-like, whose protein sequence is MSCSALPFMVLTIWFNALNTLALTVNPLNGKHLRTIWPRWSGNPKGLSGPLKGGVVLEYLATRFNFTYEMVRVAENRLEPPEKGKGLFSYLWDAQCDLLLQDVVPTFRRLQIVDMTLPWNYDYFSFLIPVHDEAANIDAVIKPFQWPVWIGLAISSVIVIVILFLIQRYLDNRVGLERDSTSNEGENANSTRVHGQPGSQYLYVLGNLLSQSGPCTSRRLSFRLVAGVWTLAAFIFVQGYNSTLFTYVVAPVKLPLINSVYDIAESSDIVLLVKKAGTIDTLISESPNTSIFSKLRARVNSFPDSRCTLVADCIRLVNPGSRKVFIDANIYHLDAIREDFQRTKKCNLQLARDGFISIITTFALPKGSPYTKTISQGLLELHQTGLINYWDIWFRPMPGQCMENIKSGYSKPKNKHPPLSLKNLTGAFLVLLVGLCLSLLAFLGERVFFMTEHRRHRSSELQKTGISDVTE, encoded by the exons ATGTCTTGTTCAGCCTTACCTTTCATGGTTCTTACGATTTGGTTCAATGCGTTAAATACGTTAGCCTTGACGGTGAATCCACTTAATGGTAAACATCTCCGAACCATCTGG CCGCGCTGGAGTGGTAATCCAAAAGGATTGTCAGGTCCGCTTAAAGGGGGCGTGGTGCTTGAATATCTGGCAACTCGCTTTAATTtcac GTACGAGATGGTCAGAGTGGCAGAGAACCGGCTGGAGCCaccagaaaaaggaaaaggactTTTCAGCTACTTATGGGATGCA caATGCGATTTGCTACTGCAAGACGTAGTGCCGACATTTCGGCGTCTGCAGATTGTCGACATGACGCTGCCTTGGAATTATGACTacttctcttttcttattcCTGTTCACGACGAGGCGGCAAATATTGACGCAGTTATTAAACCTTTTCAATGGCCG GTATGGATTGGCCTTGCAATTTCCTCGGTTATCGTCATCGTCATTCTGTTTTTAATTCAACGTTATCTGGACAATCGAGTCGGACTGGAACGGGATTCGACATCAAACGAAGGGGAAAATGCAAATTCTACTAGGGTACACGGACAGCCAGGAAGCCAGTACCTCTACGTACTAGGCAATTTACTGTCACAAA GCGGCCCTTGCACTTCAAGGCGTTTATCCTTTCGCCTCGTAGCTGGGGTGTGGACCTTGGCGGCTTTCATTTTCGTCCAAGGCTATAACTCGACGCTCTTCACTTACGTTGTGGCTCCAGTGAAACTACCGTTAATCAACTCCGTTTACGATATTGCTGAGAGTTCTGACATCGTTTTACTCGTGAAAAAAGCAGGGACAATCGACACTTTGATTTCGGAAAGTCCAAACACCA GTATATTTTCAAAACTGCGTGCTAGGGTCAACTCATTCCCCGACTCCCGATGCACGCTGGTAGCAGACTGCATCCGACTTGTTAACCCAGGATCAAGAAAAGTTTTCATTGAC GCGAATATTTATCACCTAGATGCGATCAGGGAAGATTTTCAGAGAACAAAGAAATGTAATTTGCAACTGGCAAGGGATGGTTTCATTAGCATCATTACAACCTTTGCCCTACCCAAAGGCAGTCCATACACCAAAACTATTAGCCAAGG CCTTTTGGAGCTACATCAAACTGGCCTAATCAACTACTGGGATATATGGTTCCGTCCAATGCCTGGTCAATGCATGGAGAACATTAAAAGCGGATACTCGAAACCCAAGAACAAGCATCCACCTTTGTCGCTCAAGAACTTAACTGGTGCGTTCCTCGTCCTTTTAGTTGGATTGTGTCTATCCCTTTTAGCGTTTCTCGGCGAGAGAGTGTTTTTTATGACTGAACACCGTCGCCATCGCAGCAGTGAATTACAGAAAACAGGAATATCTGATGTCACTGAGTGA